In a genomic window of uncultured Flavobacterium sp.:
- a CDS encoding peptidoglycan DD-metalloendopeptidase family protein, producing the protein MPKFLLSLIFICATTFMWAQDSQQEKLEQRKAQIQQEIRDNEKMLQSVKKQEKSAVNVFMIQANKIKLKEKLINTTAKQEKLLSNDMYINQVKVNKLKKELTVLKEDYSKMILKSYKSRSEQSRAMFILSSESFLQAYKRAQYLKQYTNFRKNQGLEIQSKTNELVDYNARLNGQRQVKKKIIAENEKEKQSLEVEKKEQQKLVNSIKKDKGKILADIRAKQSESKRIDRQIDRLIREAIAEANRKAALERAKENNTSTTVAAKAPVSSSKIELTPENKILAADFKANRGRLPWPVEKGFISQGFGDQPHPLYNTVTIHNNGVEITTESGSSARAVFAGEVTSVIVLSPINKMVIIQHGDYFSVYQNLSSVSVDKGDKVTIKQNIGKIRTSPETGKTTMKFCISQNSTYADPRGWIQNR; encoded by the coding sequence ATGCCAAAATTTCTCCTAAGCCTAATTTTTATTTGTGCCACAACTTTCATGTGGGCGCAAGATTCGCAACAAGAAAAACTGGAACAGCGTAAAGCTCAGATCCAGCAGGAAATTAGAGATAATGAAAAGATGTTGCAATCTGTAAAGAAACAAGAAAAGTCAGCGGTAAATGTCTTTATGATTCAGGCGAATAAAATTAAACTGAAAGAAAAACTGATTAATACTACAGCAAAACAAGAAAAACTTTTGAGCAATGATATGTATATTAACCAAGTTAAGGTTAATAAACTAAAAAAGGAATTGACGGTTTTGAAAGAAGATTACTCTAAGATGATTTTAAAATCATATAAAAGTAGATCTGAGCAAAGTAGAGCGATGTTTATTTTATCTTCAGAAAGTTTTTTGCAAGCTTATAAAAGAGCACAATATCTAAAACAATATACCAATTTCAGAAAAAATCAAGGATTAGAAATTCAATCTAAAACAAATGAATTAGTTGATTATAATGCGAGATTAAATGGACAAAGACAGGTTAAGAAAAAGATTATTGCTGAAAACGAAAAGGAGAAACAAAGTTTAGAAGTTGAAAAGAAAGAACAACAAAAACTAGTTAATTCGATTAAGAAAGATAAAGGTAAAATCCTTGCAGACATTAGAGCGAAACAAAGCGAGTCAAAAAGAATTGACAGACAAATTGATCGTTTAATTCGTGAGGCAATTGCCGAAGCAAATAGAAAAGCAGCTTTAGAAAGAGCAAAAGAAAATAATACAAGTACAACAGTAGCGGCAAAAGCTCCGGTTTCGTCATCAAAAATTGAATTAACACCGGAAAATAAAATTTTAGCTGCTGACTTTAAAGCAAACAGAGGAAGATTGCCTTGGCCGGTTGAAAAAGGATTTATTTCTCAAGGATTTGGAGATCAGCCGCATCCTTTGTATAATACAGTGACAATCCATAATAATGGAGTCGAAATTACAACAGAATCAGGATCGAGTGCAAGAGCAGTTTTTGCAGGTGAAGTAACCAGTGTAATTGTTTTATCACCAATTAATAAAATGGTAATTATTCAGCATGGAGATTATTTTTCTGTGTACCAGAATTTAAGTTCTGTAAGTGTAGACAAAGGAGATAAAGTTACTATTAAGCAAAATATTGGAAAAATTAGAACAAGTCCCGAGACAGGAAAAACAACGATGAAGTTTTGTATTTCGCAAAACTCAACATATGCAGATCCAAGAGGATGGATTCAAAACAGATAA
- the rbfA gene encoding 30S ribosome-binding factor RbfA has product METNRQKKIGGVIQKDLVDILQGEVRKNGISNLVISVSKVSVTTDLSVATVYLSIFPQDKAKETLEGIKSNSTLIKHDLSQRVRLQLRRVPNLVFFIDDSLDYIEKIDNALSNRENPIENRDLLEKRRKS; this is encoded by the coding sequence ATGGAAACAAATAGACAGAAAAAAATAGGCGGTGTCATCCAAAAAGATTTGGTTGATATTTTGCAAGGTGAAGTGAGAAAAAACGGAATTAGTAATTTGGTAATTTCAGTATCCAAAGTTAGCGTAACTACAGATTTATCTGTGGCAACAGTGTATTTAAGCATTTTTCCTCAAGATAAAGCAAAAGAAACTTTAGAAGGTATAAAATCAAATTCAACCTTAATTAAACACGATTTATCTCAGCGCGTGCGTTTGCAATTGCGTCGTGTACCAAACTTGGTATTTTTTATCGATGACTCTTTAGACTACATCGAAAAAATCGACAACGCTTTATCAAACAGAGAAAACCCAATCGAAAATCGTGATCTTTTAGAAAAAAGAAGAAAATCATAA
- a CDS encoding FtsX-like permease family protein, giving the protein MNFPLYIAKRYIFSRSKNNAINIINRIASMGIIVGTMALFVVLSVFSGLKVFSLSFTNEIDPDLKITSTLGKSFLITPDQESQIKKIDGVVSYTKIIEERVLFLFKDKQKVTYLKGVDRNYPVVNDIRKKLFNGQWLKPDTYQVVIGYGISRDFSLGILDFENPLQIFAPKPGKGNIENPEEAFNKTDVLPVGIYSISEDLDSKYVFADLGLAQELLMYKPNQISGVEFNLKDNANEAAIDAKLKAIFQNKITIKNRAQLNESLYKMLNTENIAVYLIFTLVIIVALFNLIGALIMMILEKKGNLKTLFNLGTEINHLRKIFLLQGTLLSVFGGIIGLLLGIILVVLQQKYEMIMLTPTLAYPVVFTLENVLIVMGTIVSLGFVASLIASSRVSKKLLD; this is encoded by the coding sequence TTGAATTTCCCCCTTTACATAGCCAAACGTTACATTTTTAGCAGAAGTAAAAACAATGCTATAAATATTATTAATCGCATTGCCAGCATGGGAATTATTGTTGGCACAATGGCTTTGTTTGTGGTTTTATCAGTTTTTAGCGGACTAAAAGTATTTAGTCTTTCGTTCACGAATGAAATTGATCCGGATCTGAAAATCACCAGTACTTTAGGTAAATCTTTTCTGATTACACCAGATCAGGAAAGCCAGATAAAAAAAATCGATGGTGTTGTATCATACACTAAAATTATCGAAGAGCGAGTTTTATTTTTATTCAAAGACAAGCAAAAAGTAACCTACTTAAAAGGTGTTGATCGTAATTATCCTGTGGTTAACGATATCAGAAAAAAACTTTTTAACGGACAATGGTTAAAACCGGATACGTATCAAGTTGTGATTGGATATGGAATTTCGCGTGATTTTTCTCTTGGAATTCTTGATTTCGAAAATCCGTTGCAGATATTTGCTCCTAAACCAGGAAAAGGAAATATTGAAAATCCCGAAGAAGCATTCAATAAAACAGATGTTTTACCAGTTGGAATTTATTCTATCAGCGAAGATTTGGATTCGAAATATGTCTTTGCCGATTTGGGTTTAGCACAGGAATTATTGATGTACAAACCCAATCAAATTTCTGGAGTCGAATTTAATTTGAAAGATAACGCAAATGAAGCAGCGATTGATGCAAAACTTAAAGCAATCTTTCAAAATAAAATCACGATTAAAAACAGAGCACAGCTTAATGAGTCTTTGTATAAAATGCTCAATACCGAAAATATTGCCGTTTATCTGATTTTTACCTTAGTAATTATCGTGGCACTTTTTAACCTGATTGGCGCTTTAATAATGATGATTTTAGAGAAAAAAGGAAACCTAAAAACCCTTTTCAATCTCGGTACAGAAATTAATCATTTGAGAAAAATATTTTTACTTCAAGGAACTTTGTTAAGTGTTTTTGGTGGAATAATAGGACTTCTTCTGGGAATCATTTTAGTAGTATTGCAACAGAAATATGAGATGATTATGCTTACGCCAACTTTGGCATATCCGGTAGTTTTCACGCTCGAAAATGTTCTCATTGTTATGGGAACCATTGTTTCACTTGGTTTTGTTGCATCATTAATTGCCAGTAGCCGAGTAAGTAAAAAGCTGTTAGATTAG
- a CDS encoding MATE family efflux transporter, protein MTETTIKKSLFSKIFTTLKQAIKGDESFDYTVGSIKKAVILLAIPMVLEMMMESVFALVDLYFVGHLEHSSFAIQTVGLTESVLAIIYSLAIGMSMAATAVVARRVGEKDPLAASKAGMQAIIVAFVINSIMSVFGVIYAKDILLFMGASADAAEHGYRFTQIMIGSSLCIMLLFLINGIFRGAGNAAIAMKSLWLANICNIILCPILINGFGPIPAFGLIGAALATTLGRSLGVLYQLYHLFSGNGILKIKISYFIPDFKQIKALVKIAAPGILQFVIASCSWIFLAQLVATTGGDHGSAGYQTALRIMMFFILPAWGLSNAAATLVGQNLGAKQIDRAEKSVYTTAKYNVIFMATIMVITLCFGQYIISFFTNDEMVKTIAVEALQIMSIGFIFYGIGMVLINTFNGAGDTWTPTGINFFGFWLFQIPLAYVLAKHFNMGPTGVFIAIPVAETAITLAGIFFYKRGKWKRIQV, encoded by the coding sequence ATGACAGAAACTACCATAAAGAAAAGTTTATTTTCTAAAATTTTTACCACATTAAAACAAGCAATCAAAGGAGATGAATCTTTTGATTATACAGTAGGAAGCATCAAAAAAGCAGTCATTCTATTAGCCATTCCAATGGTTTTAGAAATGATGATGGAATCGGTTTTTGCCTTAGTCGATCTGTATTTCGTTGGACATCTTGAGCACAGTAGTTTTGCGATACAAACCGTTGGATTAACCGAATCTGTGCTTGCAATTATATATTCATTGGCAATTGGAATGAGTATGGCAGCAACCGCAGTTGTAGCCAGACGAGTTGGAGAAAAAGATCCTCTCGCAGCTTCAAAAGCAGGAATGCAGGCTATTATTGTTGCTTTTGTTATAAATAGCATAATGAGCGTTTTTGGCGTTATATATGCCAAAGATATTCTGCTCTTTATGGGCGCATCTGCAGATGCTGCAGAACACGGTTACAGATTTACACAAATTATGATTGGTTCAAGTTTGTGTATTATGCTTTTATTTTTAATCAACGGAATATTTCGTGGTGCAGGAAATGCTGCAATTGCAATGAAAAGTCTTTGGCTAGCCAATATTTGCAATATTATTTTATGTCCGATATTGATTAACGGTTTTGGTCCAATTCCGGCTTTCGGATTAATTGGCGCAGCTTTAGCGACTACTTTAGGAAGAAGTCTTGGAGTATTGTATCAATTGTATCATTTGTTTTCAGGAAACGGAATTTTAAAAATTAAGATCTCTTATTTTATTCCAGATTTTAAACAAATAAAAGCATTAGTAAAAATTGCAGCTCCTGGAATTTTGCAATTTGTAATTGCATCTTGCAGTTGGATTTTTCTAGCGCAATTAGTTGCCACAACTGGCGGAGATCATGGTTCTGCTGGATATCAGACTGCACTTAGAATAATGATGTTTTTTATACTTCCGGCTTGGGGATTGAGTAATGCAGCAGCGACTTTAGTTGGGCAAAATTTAGGTGCAAAACAAATTGATCGTGCCGAAAAATCAGTTTACACAACAGCAAAATACAATGTCATTTTTATGGCAACCATTATGGTGATCACATTGTGTTTTGGTCAATATATAATTTCGTTTTTCACCAATGACGAAATGGTAAAAACCATCGCAGTCGAAGCGCTGCAAATTATGAGCATTGGATTTATATTCTACGGAATCGGAATGGTTTTAATTAATACATTCAATGGAGCAGGAGATACCTGGACACCAACCGGAATTAATTTCTTCGGTTTTTGGTTATTTCAAATTCCACTAGCATATGTGTTGGCAAAACATTTTAATATGGGCCCAACAGGTGTTTTCATCGCAATTCCAGTTGCCGAAACAGCTATAACTCTTGCGGGTATTTTCTTTTACAAAAGAGGAAAGTGGAAACGTATTCAAGTTTAA
- the dusB gene encoding tRNA dihydrouridine synthase DusB, translating to MVKIGNIELPEFPLLLAPMEDVSDPPFRRLCKTHGADMMYSEFISSEGLIRDAIKSRMKLDIFDYERPVGIQIFGGDEEAMALSSKIVSTVKPDLVDINFGCPVKKVVCKGAGAGVLKDVDLMVRLTKAVIRSTDLPVTVKTRLGWDESSINIDEVAERLQDIGVQALTIHARTRAQMYKGHADWSHIARVKNNPRITMPIFGNGDIDSPEKALKYKNEYGIDGIMIGRAAIGYPWIFNEIKHYFKTGEHLPAPTVADRVEAARNHLMWSMEWKGERLGIVEMRRHYTNYFKGIHSFKEYKQKLVTTDEPENLFAIMKEIEQVYAGYEFV from the coding sequence ATGGTCAAGATTGGCAACATAGAATTACCCGAATTTCCTTTATTACTTGCTCCGATGGAAGATGTGAGCGATCCACCGTTTCGCCGTTTGTGCAAAACGCATGGCGCTGACATGATGTATTCTGAATTTATTTCGTCAGAAGGATTGATTCGTGATGCTATTAAAAGTAGAATGAAGTTGGATATTTTTGATTACGAACGTCCGGTTGGAATTCAGATTTTTGGTGGTGATGAAGAAGCAATGGCGCTTTCGTCTAAAATTGTTTCTACTGTAAAACCTGATTTAGTTGATATTAACTTTGGATGTCCGGTAAAAAAAGTAGTTTGTAAAGGTGCCGGAGCCGGAGTTTTGAAAGATGTCGATTTGATGGTTCGTTTAACGAAAGCTGTTATTAGAAGTACGGATTTACCTGTAACTGTAAAAACACGTTTGGGTTGGGATGAAAGTTCTATCAACATTGATGAAGTTGCTGAAAGACTTCAGGATATTGGTGTTCAGGCTTTAACAATTCACGCCAGAACTCGTGCGCAAATGTATAAAGGTCACGCCGATTGGTCGCATATTGCACGTGTAAAAAATAATCCTAGAATTACAATGCCTATTTTTGGAAATGGCGATATCGACAGCCCTGAAAAAGCATTAAAATATAAAAATGAATACGGTATTGACGGAATCATGATTGGTCGCGCCGCAATTGGTTACCCTTGGATTTTTAACGAAATCAAGCATTATTTTAAAACAGGTGAACACTTACCTGCTCCAACTGTTGCAGATCGTGTAGAAGCTGCCAGAAATCACCTTATGTGGTCAATGGAATGGAAAGGTGAACGTTTAGGAATTGTTGAAATGCGTCGTCACTATACCAATTATTTCAAAGGAATTCACTCTTTTAAAGAATACAAACAAAAATTAGTTACAACTGATGAGCCTGAAAATTTGTTTGCGATTATGAAAGAAATCGAACAGGTTTATGCGGGATATGAATTTGTATAA
- a CDS encoding AMP-binding protein — MIPAIEKNSLEEIKVFQEQKLAEFLTYISQNSPFYKRLFAGQNIDISKIKTLEDLQHLPVTTKEDLQEYNDDFLCVPQHKIIDYASTSGTLGDPVTFGLTDSDLDRLAYNEAISFACAGIAEGDVVQLMTTIDRKFMAGLAYFLGLRKLKVGVIRVGAGIPELQWDSILKYKPSYLITVPSFLLKLIEYAEIHGIDYNNSSIKGAICIGESLRNQDFSMNTLSQKITEKWNIKLFSTYASTEMSTAFTECEHGIGGHHHPELIIVEVLDENNIPVKNGEVGELTFTTLGIEAMPLLRFKTGDIVQLHNEPCSCGRHTLRVGPVIGRKKQMIKYKGTTLYPPAMNDVLSGFDNIENHIIEISTNDLGTDEIVIKIAVKNQSPEFLQEIKDHFRAKLRVTPRIEFASKETLNPLVFNPMSRKPIRFFDYRVS; from the coding sequence ATGATTCCAGCAATAGAAAAAAATTCTTTAGAAGAAATTAAAGTTTTTCAGGAACAAAAATTAGCAGAATTTTTAACTTATATCAGTCAAAATTCTCCTTTTTATAAAAGACTTTTTGCAGGACAAAATATTGATATTTCGAAAATTAAAACTCTCGAAGATTTACAACATTTACCGGTAACTACAAAAGAAGATTTACAAGAATATAACGATGATTTTTTGTGTGTTCCGCAACATAAAATTATCGATTACGCCTCGACTTCAGGGACTTTAGGCGATCCTGTAACTTTTGGTTTAACAGATTCTGACTTGGATAGATTGGCTTATAATGAAGCTATTTCTTTTGCTTGCGCCGGAATTGCAGAAGGCGATGTTGTTCAATTAATGACTACAATCGACCGAAAATTTATGGCTGGATTGGCCTATTTTCTAGGATTGCGAAAATTAAAAGTTGGTGTAATTCGTGTTGGTGCGGGAATTCCGGAATTGCAATGGGATTCTATTTTAAAATACAAACCTTCTTATTTAATTACGGTTCCTTCTTTTCTTTTAAAGTTAATTGAATACGCGGAAATACACGGAATCGATTATAATAATTCAAGCATAAAAGGTGCAATTTGCATTGGAGAATCTTTGCGAAATCAAGATTTTTCGATGAATACTTTATCTCAAAAAATCACCGAAAAATGGAATATTAAGTTGTTTTCGACTTATGCTTCTACTGAAATGAGTACTGCTTTTACAGAATGTGAACACGGAATTGGTGGCCATCATCATCCTGAATTGATTATTGTTGAAGTTCTGGATGAGAATAATATTCCTGTAAAAAATGGTGAAGTTGGCGAATTGACTTTTACCACTTTGGGTATTGAAGCGATGCCATTATTGCGTTTTAAAACCGGAGATATTGTTCAGTTACATAACGAACCTTGTTCTTGCGGGCGACATACTTTGCGTGTTGGTCCAGTAATTGGCCGTAAAAAACAAATGATAAAATATAAAGGAACAACACTTTATCCGCCTGCGATGAATGATGTTTTGAGTGGTTTTGATAATATCGAAAATCATATTATAGAGATTTCTACCAATGATTTGGGAACAGATGAAATTGTGATAAAGATTGCGGTAAAAAATCAATCTCCTGAATTTTTACAGGAAATCAAAGACCACTTTAGAGCCAAATTAAGAGTTACGCCAAGAATTGAATTCGCCTCAAAAGAAACTTTAAATCCTTTAGTTTTTAATCCGATGAGTCGAAAACCTATTCGTTTTTTTGATTACAGAGTTTCGTAA
- a CDS encoding C45 family peptidase: MKNRIKLSLLIGFLLMLASCGTSKSMHHLPDISNYDTIKPVVIKQSDSLFISGKNSLLKNKQGLWELYVEGDPLQIGLTTGALSDSLLKKQEQIFFSKIKDLIPSKFEQKMLRYFLKWYNRKLYSNVTEEYQAEIYGVSQYTSHDFDNIAPQYQRSLYLHAAHDIGHALQDLALVGCSSFAAWGEKSENGNLILGRNFDFYVNDAFAENKIVAFINPKEGHKFMMVTWPGMIGAVSGMNQEGLTVTINASKSKIPIIAKTPISILTREILQHAQNIDEAIAIAKKRKVFVSESIMVGSAHDNKAVLIEVSPNKMDVYGVPNSDQLICSNHFQGEDLKNEKRNQLQIANSHSEYRLERIEELFTKNPKINPKIASEILRNKEGLQDIKLGYGNEKALNQLMAHHGIIFKPEEKLVWVSANPYQLGEFVCYNLDSIFKERKTNPVVSFQQENLNIAKDPFLKTTAYANYQKFRIEDDNIDLYLKKKETISPEFIQNYQSLNPDYWVVYYKAGLYFYQKKEYLLAQTNFEKAFTKEITTAPDKAKIEKYLKKLKRKLQ; the protein is encoded by the coding sequence ATGAAAAACCGAATAAAATTATCTCTCCTGATCGGTTTTTTATTGATGCTCGCTTCTTGCGGTACTTCAAAATCAATGCATCATTTACCTGATATTTCAAATTATGATACTATAAAACCTGTCGTAATAAAACAATCTGACAGCTTATTTATCTCCGGAAAAAATTCACTTTTAAAAAATAAACAAGGTCTTTGGGAATTGTATGTTGAAGGCGATCCGCTGCAAATTGGATTAACAACTGGTGCTTTGTCAGATTCTCTTTTGAAAAAACAAGAACAGATCTTTTTCTCCAAAATAAAGGATTTAATTCCGTCAAAATTTGAGCAAAAAATGCTTCGTTATTTTCTAAAATGGTACAATCGAAAATTATATTCGAATGTTACCGAAGAATATCAAGCTGAAATTTATGGTGTTTCGCAATATACGTCTCATGATTTTGACAACATTGCACCGCAATATCAGCGAAGTTTGTACCTGCACGCGGCACATGATATTGGTCACGCTTTGCAAGATTTGGCTTTGGTTGGCTGTTCTTCTTTCGCAGCTTGGGGAGAAAAATCTGAAAATGGAAATTTAATTCTTGGACGAAATTTCGATTTTTATGTAAATGACGCTTTCGCGGAAAATAAAATTGTAGCGTTTATAAACCCAAAAGAAGGGCATAAATTTATGATGGTTACCTGGCCCGGAATGATTGGTGCGGTTTCGGGAATGAATCAGGAAGGTTTGACGGTTACCATTAATGCGTCAAAATCTAAAATTCCGATAATTGCAAAAACACCGATTTCAATTTTGACTCGCGAAATTTTACAGCATGCTCAAAATATTGATGAAGCAATTGCAATCGCCAAAAAAAGAAAAGTTTTTGTGTCAGAATCAATTATGGTTGGAAGTGCGCACGATAATAAAGCTGTTTTAATTGAAGTTTCGCCTAATAAAATGGATGTTTATGGTGTTCCAAACAGCGATCAGTTAATTTGTTCGAACCATTTTCAAGGTGAAGATTTAAAAAATGAAAAACGAAATCAGCTTCAAATTGCCAATAGTCATTCTGAATACAGACTTGAAAGAATAGAAGAACTTTTTACAAAAAACCCAAAAATCAATCCCAAAATTGCTTCTGAAATTCTCCGAAATAAAGAAGGTTTACAAGATATAAAACTTGGTTATGGCAACGAAAAAGCATTAAATCAATTAATGGCGCATCACGGAATTATCTTTAAACCGGAAGAAAAATTGGTTTGGGTTTCGGCAAATCCATATCAATTAGGTGAATTTGTTTGTTATAATCTGGATTCGATTTTTAAGGAACGAAAAACAAATCCTGTAGTTTCATTTCAACAGGAAAATCTCAACATTGCCAAAGATCCTTTTCTAAAAACTACTGCGTATGCAAACTATCAAAAATTTAGAATTGAAGATGACAATATAGATTTGTATCTGAAAAAGAAAGAAACAATAAGTCCTGAATTTATTCAGAACTATCAATCCTTAAACCCTGATTATTGGGTTGTGTATTACAAAGCAGGGTTGTACTTTTATCAAAAAAAAGAATATCTGCTTGCTCAGACTAATTTTGAAAAAGCATTTACTAAAGAAATTACCACGGCTCCTGACAAAGCAAAAATTGAAAAATATTTAAAAAAACTCAAAAGAAAATTACAATGA
- a CDS encoding NAD(P)/FAD-dependent oxidoreductase, protein MKEHYDVVIVGSGLGGLVSSIILAKEGYSVCVLEKNNQYGGNLQTFVRDKTIFDTGIHYIGGLEKGQNLYQYFKYLGIIDQLNLKKLDENGFDIISFEDDKNEYPHAQGYENFVNQLCVYFPEEKANIEGYCEKLKTICDSFPLYNVNWEGKYDNEILTLNAKETIDSFTENEKLKAVLAGSNFLYAGIPDKSPFYVHALSVNSYIQSSWRCINGGSQITKQLLKQLKKHGGEFYKYKEVTRFNVENNTVTSVEMKDGTQVSGTRFISNIDPKTTLKLAGEENFRKAFFSRIQSLEGVISAFSLYIVFKPETFKYINHNYYHFKKSSEVWNAHDYDEDSWPKAFMASMNASKKQEKWAEGMTFITYMKYDDVAPWIDTFNTTVDENDRGESYEQFKSRKTAKFLTEIELKFPGITACIQSIHTSTPLSYRDYIGGHNGNMYGYVKDSGNPMKTLIPSKTKLDNLYLTGQSINMHGVLGVTIGAVVTCSEIIGKEYLITKINQASAE, encoded by the coding sequence ATGAAAGAACATTACGATGTTGTAATTGTAGGCAGCGGTTTGGGCGGTTTGGTATCGTCTATTATTCTGGCCAAAGAAGGTTACAGCGTTTGTGTGCTCGAAAAAAACAATCAATACGGTGGAAATCTACAAACTTTTGTACGTGATAAAACCATTTTTGATACTGGAATTCACTACATCGGAGGTCTTGAAAAAGGTCAGAACTTGTATCAATATTTTAAATATTTGGGTATTATTGACCAATTAAATCTAAAAAAATTAGATGAAAATGGTTTTGATATTATCTCTTTTGAAGATGACAAAAACGAATATCCACACGCGCAAGGTTATGAAAATTTTGTGAATCAATTGTGTGTTTATTTTCCTGAAGAAAAAGCAAATATTGAAGGATATTGCGAAAAATTAAAAACAATATGTGACTCTTTTCCGCTTTATAATGTAAACTGGGAAGGGAAATATGATAATGAAATTTTGACGCTTAACGCTAAAGAAACTATAGATTCATTTACTGAAAATGAAAAACTAAAAGCGGTTTTGGCGGGTTCAAATTTTCTCTACGCAGGGATTCCTGATAAATCGCCTTTTTACGTTCATGCGCTTTCTGTCAACTCTTATATTCAAAGTTCTTGGCGTTGTATTAACGGCGGAAGTCAGATTACAAAACAGCTTTTAAAACAGCTTAAAAAACACGGTGGCGAATTTTATAAATACAAAGAAGTTACTCGTTTTAATGTCGAAAACAACACTGTAACTTCGGTAGAAATGAAAGACGGAACTCAGGTTTCCGGAACTCGTTTTATCTCTAATATAGATCCAAAAACTACGCTGAAACTTGCCGGAGAAGAAAATTTCAGGAAAGCATTTTTTAGCCGAATCCAAAGTCTTGAAGGAGTTATTTCGGCCTTTAGTTTATATATTGTTTTCAAACCTGAAACTTTCAAATATATCAATCATAATTACTATCATTTTAAAAAAAGCAGTGAAGTCTGGAATGCGCATGACTATGACGAAGATTCGTGGCCAAAAGCTTTTATGGCTTCTATGAATGCTTCAAAAAAGCAGGAAAAATGGGCAGAAGGAATGACTTTTATTACTTATATGAAGTATGACGATGTTGCGCCGTGGATCGATACTTTTAATACAACTGTTGACGAAAATGATCGTGGAGAAAGTTACGAGCAATTTAAATCAAGAAAAACAGCTAAGTTTCTTACTGAAATTGAACTTAAATTTCCTGGAATAACAGCTTGCATTCAGTCGATTCATACTTCTACTCCGCTTTCTTATCGCGATTATATTGGCGGTCATAATGGTAATATGTATGGTTATGTTAAGGATTCCGGGAATCCTATGAAAACTTTAATTCCGTCAAAAACCAAACTTGATAATTTATATCTTACAGGACAAAGTATTAATATGCACGGGGTTTTGGGTGTAACTATTGGAGCTGTTGTAACGTGTTCAGAAATTATTGGAAAAGAATATTTGATTACTAAAATTAATCAGGCTTCTGCTGAATAA